Proteins encoded in a region of the Nocardia asteroides genome:
- the purL gene encoding phosphoribosylformylglycinamidine synthase subunit PurL produces the protein MTPQVDTVSAAAANPDVPQPYKELGLKDDEYARIKEILGRRPTDAELAMYSVMWSEHCSYKSSKVHLRYFGQTTTDEMRESMLAGIGENAGVVDVGDGWAVTFKVESHNHPSYVEPYQGAATGVGGIVRDIMAMGARPIAVMDQLRFGAADAADTRRVVDGVVRGVGGYGNSLGLPNVGGETVFDPSYQGNPLVNALCAGVMRVEDLHLAFASGTGNKIVLFGARTGLDGIGGVSVLASDTFSGDESGSGRKKLPSVQVGDPFTEKVLIECCLELYAAKLVVGIQDLGGAGLSCATSELAAAGDGGMHIELDKVPLRAANMTPAEVLSSESQERMCAVVTPENVDAFMAVCRKWDVLATVIGEVTDGDRLVVTWHGDTVVDVPPRTVAHEGPVYERPVARPDGQDALIADTPDRLTRPKTADELRDTLLRMISSPQLCSRKWITEQYDRYVRGNTVLADQADAGVIRIDEATGRGIALATDASGRYTKLDPYTGAQLALAEAYRNVATTGATPKAVTNCLNFGSPEDPGVMWQFQQAVRGLADGCVALGIPVTGGNVSFYNQTGQTAILPTPVVGVLGVLDDVHRRIPTGLGLEPGETLILLGDTRDEFGGSIWSQVVHDHLGGVPPQVDFAREQLLAEVLTAGSRDGMISAAHDLSEGGLAQAVVEAALAGETGCRVLLPEDADPFVMLFSESAGRVLVAVPRSEETRFTRMCTARELPWVRIGVVDQGSDSVEVQGQFSVTLEELRAAHEGTLPRLFGAGAV, from the coding sequence GTGACTCCGCAGGTCGACACCGTCAGCGCAGCCGCAGCAAACCCCGACGTGCCGCAACCCTACAAAGAACTCGGCCTCAAAGACGACGAGTACGCGCGCATCAAGGAAATCCTCGGTCGCAGGCCGACCGACGCCGAACTGGCGATGTACTCCGTGATGTGGAGCGAACACTGCTCCTACAAGTCCTCGAAGGTGCACCTGCGCTACTTCGGCCAGACCACCACCGACGAGATGCGCGAGTCCATGCTCGCGGGCATCGGTGAGAACGCGGGCGTCGTCGACGTCGGCGACGGCTGGGCGGTCACCTTCAAGGTGGAAAGCCACAACCACCCCTCCTACGTCGAGCCCTACCAGGGTGCGGCCACCGGCGTCGGCGGCATCGTGCGCGACATCATGGCGATGGGCGCGCGTCCGATCGCGGTGATGGACCAGTTGCGCTTCGGCGCGGCGGACGCGGCCGACACCCGTCGCGTGGTGGACGGCGTGGTGCGCGGCGTCGGCGGGTACGGCAACTCGCTCGGCCTGCCGAACGTCGGCGGCGAGACCGTGTTCGACCCCTCCTACCAGGGCAACCCGCTGGTGAACGCGTTGTGCGCCGGTGTGATGCGGGTCGAGGACCTGCACCTGGCCTTCGCCTCCGGCACCGGCAACAAGATCGTGCTGTTCGGCGCGCGCACCGGCCTCGACGGCATCGGCGGCGTCTCGGTGCTGGCCTCGGACACCTTCTCCGGTGACGAGTCCGGCTCCGGCCGCAAGAAGCTGCCCTCGGTGCAGGTCGGCGACCCGTTCACCGAGAAGGTGCTCATCGAGTGCTGTCTCGAGCTGTACGCGGCGAAGCTGGTGGTGGGCATCCAGGACCTCGGCGGCGCCGGATTGTCCTGCGCCACCTCCGAGCTCGCGGCCGCCGGGGACGGCGGCATGCACATCGAGCTGGACAAGGTGCCGCTGCGCGCGGCCAACATGACGCCCGCCGAGGTGCTCTCCAGCGAGTCACAGGAGCGCATGTGCGCGGTCGTCACGCCCGAGAACGTGGACGCGTTCATGGCCGTGTGCCGCAAGTGGGACGTACTGGCCACGGTGATCGGCGAGGTCACCGACGGTGACCGGCTGGTGGTCACCTGGCACGGCGACACCGTGGTCGATGTGCCGCCGCGCACCGTCGCGCACGAGGGCCCGGTGTACGAGCGCCCGGTCGCGCGTCCCGACGGGCAGGACGCGCTGATCGCCGATACCCCCGACCGGCTCACCCGGCCGAAGACCGCCGACGAACTGCGCGACACGCTGCTGCGGATGATCTCCAGCCCGCAGCTGTGCAGTCGCAAGTGGATCACCGAGCAGTACGACCGCTACGTGCGCGGCAACACGGTGCTCGCCGATCAGGCCGACGCGGGCGTCATCCGGATCGACGAAGCGACCGGCCGTGGCATCGCGCTGGCCACCGACGCGTCCGGCCGCTACACCAAGCTGGACCCCTACACCGGTGCGCAGCTGGCGCTGGCCGAGGCCTACCGCAACGTGGCGACCACCGGTGCGACCCCGAAGGCGGTCACCAACTGCCTGAACTTCGGTTCGCCGGAGGACCCCGGTGTGATGTGGCAGTTCCAGCAGGCGGTGCGGGGCCTGGCGGACGGTTGCGTGGCGCTCGGCATCCCCGTCACCGGCGGCAACGTCAGCTTCTACAACCAGACCGGCCAGACCGCGATCCTGCCGACCCCGGTGGTCGGCGTGCTGGGCGTGCTCGACGACGTGCACCGTCGCATCCCGACCGGCCTCGGCCTGGAACCGGGTGAGACGCTGATCCTGCTCGGCGATACCCGCGACGAGTTCGGCGGTTCGATCTGGTCCCAGGTGGTGCACGACCACCTCGGCGGCGTCCCGCCGCAGGTCGATTTCGCCCGCGAGCAGTTGCTCGCGGAGGTGCTGACCGCCGGGTCGCGCGACGGCATGATCAGCGCCGCCCACGACCTCTCCGAGGGCGGCCTCGCTCAGGCCGTCGTCGAAGCCGCGCTCGCCGGTGAGACCGGGTGCCGCGTCCTGCTCCCCGAGGACGCCGACCCGTTCGTCATGCTGTTCTCCGAGTCGGCCGGCCGCGTGCTGGTCGCCGTTCCCCGCTCGGAGGAGACCAGGTTCACCCGCATGTGCACCGCCCGCGAACTGCCGTGGGTGCGCATCGGCGTGGTCGACCAGGGCTCGGATTCGGTCGAGGTGCAGGGCCAGTTCTCGGTCACTCTCGAGGAGCTGCGGGCCGCGCACGAGGGCACGCTGCCGAGGCTGTTCGGCGCGGGCGCCGTCTGA
- a CDS encoding CPBP family intramembrane metalloprotease, whose amino-acid sequence MAAMAFPLLWNNAVLPRLGLGIRGRTAANAGFATAYALALRDEAGRCSVRGLRWGVFAASITGTGYVVALAVPSLRWQLAALPDRAPEVPTREWVAVHIPLGTVYSEELVFRGTLDPLLDTAVGPRAGTLLGAATFGLWHIAPARAVGDSVAATVAVTAAGGVVFGWLRRRTAGAIAPALLHLTLNAGGAIAPRLARRVEGLLRKR is encoded by the coding sequence ATGGCGGCCATGGCGTTTCCGCTCCTCTGGAACAACGCGGTTCTGCCCCGGCTCGGTCTCGGCATCCGCGGCCGGACCGCCGCCAACGCCGGTTTCGCCACCGCGTACGCGCTCGCGCTGCGCGACGAGGCGGGCCGCTGCTCGGTTCGCGGCCTGCGCTGGGGGGTGTTCGCCGCCTCGATCACCGGCACCGGATACGTCGTGGCTCTTGCCGTTCCATCGCTGCGGTGGCAGCTGGCCGCGCTGCCCGACCGCGCGCCTGAAGTGCCCACGAGGGAGTGGGTGGCCGTGCACATCCCGCTCGGCACCGTCTACAGCGAGGAACTCGTCTTCCGCGGGACGCTGGATCCTTTGCTGGACACCGCGGTGGGTCCGCGGGCGGGGACGCTGCTCGGCGCGGCCACGTTCGGTCTCTGGCACATCGCTCCCGCGCGAGCCGTTGGCGACAGCGTTGCGGCGACCGTCGCCGTGACCGCCGCGGGCGGCGTCGTGTTCGGGTGGCTGCGCCGGCGTACCGCAGGCGCCATCGCGCCGGCGCTGCTGCACCTCACCCTGAATGCGGGCGGCGCGATCGCACCGCGGCTGGCCCGTCGCGTCGAGGGATTGTTGCGCAAGCGCTGA
- the purF gene encoding amidophosphoribosyltransferase: MTNAELPVDSISAPSYSAPDVDENEPREECGVFGVWAPSEEVAKLTYYGLYALQHRGQEAAGIAVSDGSQILVFKDLGLVSQVFDEQTLAAMPGHIAVGHCRYSTTGGVTWENAQPIFRTTAVGSGLALGHNGNLVNTAELASRAREYGLLGASVRGGRPQPAAATSDSDVVTALLAHAAADSSIEQAAMELLPTLKGAFCLTFMDEHTLYAARDPHGVRPLCLGRLERGWVVASETAALDIVGAAFVREIEPGELLAIDAEGVRSMRFANPEPKGCVFEYVYLARPDSTIAGRSVHATRVEIGRRLAKEHPVDADLVIPVPESGTPAAVGYAQGSGVPYGQGLMKNAYVGRTFIQPSQTIRQLGIRLKLNPLREVIRGKRLIVVDDSIVRGNTQRALIRMLREAGALEIHVRIASPPVKWPCFYGIDFASRAELIANGAGTEGDVADMVEGVRRSIGADTLGYISLDGMIAATEQPRSRLCAACFDGNYPIPLPTEAAIGKNVLEGMLTGQSEAALLGDNANASALSRP, from the coding sequence GTGACCAACGCCGAACTGCCGGTCGACAGCATTTCCGCCCCCTCGTATTCCGCTCCGGACGTCGATGAGAACGAGCCGCGCGAGGAGTGCGGAGTGTTCGGAGTCTGGGCGCCGAGCGAAGAAGTGGCCAAGCTCACGTATTACGGTCTCTATGCTTTGCAGCACCGTGGGCAGGAGGCGGCGGGCATCGCGGTCTCGGACGGTTCGCAGATCCTCGTCTTCAAGGACCTGGGTCTGGTCAGCCAGGTGTTCGACGAGCAGACGCTGGCGGCCATGCCGGGGCACATCGCCGTCGGTCACTGTCGCTACTCCACCACGGGCGGGGTGACCTGGGAAAACGCCCAGCCCATCTTCCGTACCACCGCGGTCGGTTCCGGCCTTGCCCTGGGACACAACGGCAATCTGGTCAACACCGCCGAATTGGCGAGTCGCGCACGCGAATACGGCTTGCTCGGCGCCTCCGTTCGCGGCGGCCGCCCGCAACCCGCGGCCGCGACCTCCGACTCCGATGTGGTCACCGCGCTGCTCGCGCACGCCGCCGCCGACTCCAGCATCGAGCAGGCCGCGATGGAACTGCTGCCCACTTTGAAGGGCGCGTTCTGCCTGACCTTCATGGACGAGCACACGCTCTACGCCGCGCGCGACCCGCACGGCGTGCGCCCGCTGTGCCTGGGCAGGCTCGAGCGTGGCTGGGTCGTTGCCAGTGAGACCGCCGCGCTGGACATCGTCGGCGCCGCCTTCGTCCGCGAGATCGAACCCGGCGAACTGCTGGCGATCGACGCCGAGGGCGTGCGCTCGATGCGCTTCGCCAACCCCGAGCCCAAGGGCTGCGTCTTCGAGTACGTGTACCTGGCCCGGCCGGACAGCACCATCGCCGGCCGGTCGGTGCACGCCACGAGAGTGGAGATCGGCCGTCGCCTGGCCAAGGAGCATCCCGTCGACGCCGACCTGGTGATCCCGGTGCCCGAATCCGGCACGCCGGCGGCCGTCGGTTACGCCCAGGGGTCGGGGGTGCCATACGGCCAGGGCCTGATGAAGAACGCCTACGTCGGGCGCACGTTCATTCAGCCGAGCCAGACCATCCGGCAGCTGGGCATCCGGCTCAAGCTCAATCCGCTGCGCGAGGTCATCCGGGGCAAGCGTCTGATCGTCGTGGACGATTCGATCGTGCGCGGCAACACCCAGCGCGCGCTGATCCGGATGTTGCGGGAGGCGGGCGCGTTGGAGATTCACGTGCGGATCGCCTCGCCGCCGGTGAAATGGCCGTGCTTCTACGGTATCGACTTCGCCTCACGCGCGGAGCTGATCGCCAACGGCGCGGGGACCGAGGGCGACGTCGCGGACATGGTCGAGGGCGTGCGCCGGTCCATCGGCGCCGACACGCTCGGCTACATCTCCCTCGACGGCATGATCGCCGCGACCGAGCAGCCGCGCTCGCGGCTGTGCGCCGCGTGCTTCGACGGCAACTATCCCATCCCGCTGCCCACCGAGGCGGCCATCGGGAAAAACGTGCTCGAGGGCATGCTCACCGGCCAGTCCGAGGCCGCACTGCTCGGGGACAACGCGAATGCGAGCGCGCTGAGCCGTCCCTGA
- a CDS encoding beta-lactamase family protein, whose protein sequence is MSNTVNWDETGAWQVRGDWGSTTSTGRRFSVARWQARLDELRAEHHVPGASLAVLVDGQVYEIASGVLHRGTGVPVTTDSVFLCGSIAKVYTATLIMRLVDAGRLDLDAPVVDVLPEFATPDERATATITIRQLLSHTGGVTNDFNHDTGRGDDCLAGYVAAARNVALDCAPGTAMSYGSLGYVVLGRVVEVLTGMTWDEAVRDMLAGPLGLGHLVTLPEQALRFRVAMSHLGAAGVDPEPAPEWDAMPRSVGPAARVITSAGDMVRFARMHLDGGRAADGTAVLSAASVAAMRRREVDVPDKWTVSADGWGLGWTLYDWDGIKGFGHDGAAIGQYAYLRAVPEAGVAVALLTNGGGARPLYAALFRELLAELADVRVPEVFGPADPPAAVDIAPFVGTYRRAGVVITVTKRDDGTGHMLYEFVDGMAGMSPALSMDLTPVGPTVFAASGAGPSFSEDYMPVVFDTLTDGTECCYVGMRATPKA, encoded by the coding sequence ATGTCGAACACGGTGAACTGGGACGAGACGGGCGCGTGGCAGGTACGCGGAGACTGGGGGAGCACGACCTCGACCGGGCGCAGGTTCTCCGTGGCCCGCTGGCAGGCACGGTTGGACGAGCTGCGCGCCGAGCATCACGTGCCGGGCGCGTCGCTGGCGGTCCTGGTGGACGGACAGGTTTACGAGATCGCCAGCGGTGTCCTGCACCGGGGGACGGGAGTGCCGGTGACCACCGACTCGGTGTTCCTCTGCGGCTCGATCGCCAAGGTGTACACCGCGACGCTGATCATGCGGCTCGTCGACGCGGGCAGGCTCGACCTCGACGCGCCGGTGGTGGACGTCCTGCCGGAATTCGCCACTCCCGACGAGCGGGCGACGGCGACGATCACCATCAGGCAGCTGCTCAGCCATACCGGCGGTGTCACAAACGATTTCAACCACGACACCGGGCGGGGTGACGATTGCCTCGCCGGATACGTCGCCGCGGCACGGAATGTGGCGTTGGATTGCGCCCCCGGCACGGCGATGTCCTACGGCAGCCTCGGCTATGTGGTGCTCGGTCGCGTCGTCGAAGTGCTCACCGGCATGACCTGGGACGAGGCCGTGCGGGACATGCTCGCCGGCCCGCTGGGACTCGGCCACCTGGTGACGCTGCCCGAGCAGGCGCTGCGTTTCCGCGTCGCGATGAGCCACCTCGGGGCGGCGGGCGTCGACCCGGAGCCCGCTCCGGAATGGGACGCGATGCCCCGCAGTGTCGGGCCGGCGGCCCGGGTGATCACGTCGGCGGGTGACATGGTCCGCTTCGCCCGCATGCATCTCGACGGCGGACGCGCCGCCGACGGCACCGCGGTCCTCTCCGCGGCGTCGGTCGCCGCGATGCGGCGGCGGGAGGTCGACGTCCCGGACAAGTGGACCGTCAGCGCCGACGGCTGGGGGCTCGGGTGGACCCTCTACGACTGGGACGGCATCAAGGGATTCGGCCACGACGGTGCCGCGATCGGCCAGTACGCGTATCTGCGGGCAGTGCCGGAAGCGGGCGTCGCGGTGGCGCTGCTCACCAACGGTGGTGGCGCGCGGCCGCTCTACGCGGCCCTGTTCCGCGAGCTGCTCGCCGAATTGGCGGACGTTCGGGTGCCGGAGGTGTTCGGCCCGGCCGACCCGCCGGCCGCGGTGGACATCGCCCCGTTCGTCGGCACCTACCGGCGGGCGGGAGTGGTGATCACCGTCACCAAGCGGGACGACGGCACCGGCCACATGCTCTACGAATTCGTCGACGGTATGGCGGGCATGTCACCCGCGCTGAGCATGGACCTGACCCCCGTCGGTCCCACCGTCTTCGCCGCGTCCGGCGCGGGCCCGTCCTTCAGCGAGGACTACATGCCCGTCGTCTTCGACACCCTCACCGACGGCACCGAATGCTGCTACGTCGGAATGCGCGCCACCCCCAAGGCGTGA
- a CDS encoding alpha/beta hydrolase, giving the protein MLETAGAMRKLRRRAVAVTRRAEDVIDLNYVGLVIATVFFALSVTPSLLPRDWLFQGLISGINAAIGYGVGCLLEWLFRLWVRPRLKISAPPTWVRYAVKSAVLFTAALSAALMLVQSARWQREITALMGMEGTTTPAYLRTGLLSLLVGAAVVAVYRTLREIILFLARLLNRWVRVPRELAPAAGFLVLVVLAVTIFNGVATQAFFAVANSAFSVRNDHTSVNAVQPRQPERSGSPTSLAKWETLGFEGRWFVSHGPTASRITSVTGRPAKEPIRAYVGLESVEGGVEPADLAVSELERTGAFDRKALVVVTTTGTGWVNSLAAGAIEYMYDGDTAIVATQYSYLPSVLSFLADRTKAAAAGRDLFDAVYEHWTARPPQARPKLLVYGESLGSQGSEAAFDGLADLRAKVDGALWVGPPNSNRLWQQFVARRDPGSREVQPLYADGLVVRFASDSADLARPSSEWRAPRIAYLQHASDPIVWWSTDLIFSQPDWLSEPRGSDVSSQMRWWPFVTFWQVAADLTNAQGVTDGHGHRYGTLVLDGWAAIAAPPDWTAARSERIRAEVETAEDFERTTK; this is encoded by the coding sequence ATGCTGGAGACCGCCGGAGCCATGCGGAAGCTGCGTAGACGCGCAGTCGCGGTGACCCGGCGCGCCGAGGACGTCATCGACCTCAACTACGTCGGCTTGGTGATCGCGACGGTGTTCTTCGCCCTGTCGGTGACGCCTTCTCTGCTGCCGCGCGACTGGTTGTTCCAGGGGCTGATCAGCGGGATCAACGCCGCGATCGGGTACGGCGTCGGCTGCCTGCTGGAGTGGCTTTTCCGGCTCTGGGTGCGGCCGCGGCTGAAGATCTCGGCGCCGCCGACCTGGGTGCGGTACGCGGTCAAGTCCGCCGTGCTCTTCACCGCCGCGCTGAGTGCCGCCTTGATGCTGGTGCAGTCGGCGCGCTGGCAGCGCGAGATCACCGCGCTGATGGGCATGGAGGGCACCACCACGCCCGCCTACCTGCGCACCGGTCTGCTGAGCCTTTTGGTCGGCGCCGCGGTGGTCGCGGTGTACCGGACGTTGCGGGAGATCATCCTGTTCCTGGCCCGCCTGCTCAACCGGTGGGTGCGAGTGCCCCGGGAACTCGCACCGGCCGCCGGGTTCCTGGTGCTGGTGGTGCTGGCCGTGACGATCTTCAACGGCGTCGCCACGCAGGCGTTCTTCGCGGTGGCCAACTCGGCCTTCAGCGTGCGCAACGACCACACCTCCGTGAACGCCGTCCAGCCGCGACAACCGGAGCGCTCCGGCAGCCCGACCTCGTTGGCGAAATGGGAGACCCTCGGGTTCGAGGGACGCTGGTTCGTCTCGCACGGTCCCACGGCCAGCCGCATCACCTCGGTCACCGGCCGCCCCGCCAAAGAGCCGATCCGGGCCTACGTCGGCTTGGAGTCGGTCGAAGGCGGCGTGGAACCGGCCGATCTGGCGGTGTCCGAGCTGGAGCGGACCGGGGCGTTCGACCGGAAGGCGCTCGTGGTGGTCACCACCACCGGCACCGGGTGGGTGAACTCGCTGGCCGCGGGGGCGATCGAGTACATGTACGACGGCGACACCGCGATCGTCGCCACGCAGTACTCGTACCTGCCGAGCGTGCTGTCGTTCCTGGCCGACCGCACCAAGGCCGCCGCGGCGGGCAGGGACTTGTTCGACGCGGTGTACGAGCACTGGACCGCGCGCCCGCCGCAAGCGCGTCCCAAGCTGCTGGTGTACGGGGAGAGCCTGGGCTCACAGGGGTCCGAAGCGGCGTTCGACGGCTTGGCCGACCTGCGCGCCAAGGTCGACGGCGCGCTGTGGGTCGGCCCGCCCAACTCCAACCGGCTGTGGCAGCAATTCGTCGCACGCCGCGATCCGGGCTCCCGTGAGGTGCAGCCGTTGTACGCGGACGGACTGGTGGTCCGGTTCGCCTCCGACAGCGCCGATTTGGCGCGGCCGTCCTCGGAGTGGCGTGCGCCGCGCATCGCCTATCTGCAGCACGCGTCCGACCCGATCGTCTGGTGGTCGACGGATCTGATCTTCTCGCAACCGGATTGGTTGTCCGAGCCGCGCGGCTCGGACGTCTCCTCCCAGATGCGCTGGTGGCCGTTCGTCACGTTCTGGCAGGTGGCCGCCGACCTGACCAACGCCCAAGGCGTCACCGACGGGCACGGACATCGTTACGGCACTTTGGTGCTCGACGGCTGGGCGGCCATCGCCGCGCCGCCGGACTGGACCGCGGCGCGTTCCGAACGGATCCGGGCCGAAGTGGAGACGGCGGAGGATTTCGAGCGGACGACCAAGTGA
- a CDS encoding SNG1 family protein, which yields MVLFPLAVLSLLTALLGIMYLDYVVDPEKNLHDFPIALVNQDVGDTIGSGADKRQVDFGNQITEALSAGVPSDKVDLRVISINESERQMQSGQVYGAIVIPSDFSKRLGNLGVGSVIPGDIQRPIITLQTNPRTGAFGTQIVLRVGNEALAEVNKQVGKQLLDQVTAQLAPPPGGPPAPELTGATKVALASPIQVVEQQYHPLPHGSGQGLTAFFYALLLLLAGVVGAMVIHTMIDAQLGFVPTEYGPWYVHYPPTPISRFRTLLLKWGVFVLAANIVAAVFLVVGKLLDMPIGNPLALYLYSALAMTAVGVTGLSMLAAIGSAGLLVNLILFVILGLPSSGGTVPIEATPQYFGWLASFEPMHQVFLGVRSILYFDSSFEAGLTRGVWMAVLGLAIGLIFGAAVTRFYDRKGLERRNILQA from the coding sequence ATGGTGCTCTTTCCGCTCGCGGTGCTGAGCCTGCTCACCGCGCTGCTGGGCATCATGTACCTCGACTATGTCGTCGATCCGGAGAAGAACCTGCACGATTTCCCGATCGCCCTGGTCAATCAGGACGTCGGCGACACCATCGGCAGCGGCGCGGACAAGCGGCAGGTCGATTTCGGCAACCAGATCACCGAAGCGCTGTCCGCCGGGGTGCCGTCCGACAAGGTCGACCTGCGTGTGATCAGCATCAACGAATCCGAGCGGCAGATGCAGTCCGGGCAGGTCTACGGCGCGATCGTCATCCCGAGCGATTTCAGCAAGCGGCTCGGCAACTTGGGTGTGGGCAGTGTCATACCCGGCGATATCCAGCGGCCGATCATCACGTTGCAGACCAACCCGCGCACCGGCGCGTTCGGCACCCAAATCGTGCTGCGGGTCGGCAACGAGGCGCTGGCCGAGGTGAACAAGCAGGTCGGCAAGCAGTTGCTCGATCAGGTGACCGCGCAACTCGCCCCGCCGCCCGGAGGTCCCCCCGCGCCCGAACTCACGGGTGCGACCAAGGTCGCGCTGGCGTCGCCGATCCAGGTGGTCGAGCAGCAGTATCATCCGCTTCCGCACGGCAGCGGCCAGGGACTGACCGCGTTCTTCTACGCCCTGTTGCTGCTGTTGGCCGGTGTGGTCGGCGCGATGGTGATCCACACCATGATCGATGCCCAGCTCGGCTTCGTGCCCACCGAATACGGCCCCTGGTATGTGCACTATCCGCCGACGCCGATCTCCCGGTTCCGGACCCTGCTGCTCAAGTGGGGCGTGTTCGTGCTCGCGGCGAACATCGTCGCCGCGGTGTTCCTGGTCGTCGGCAAGCTGCTGGACATGCCGATCGGCAATCCGCTCGCCCTCTACCTCTACAGCGCGCTCGCCATGACCGCCGTGGGCGTGACCGGTCTGTCCATGCTGGCGGCGATCGGCTCGGCGGGCCTGCTGGTGAACCTGATCCTGTTCGTCATCCTCGGCTTGCCGTCCTCCGGAGGAACGGTGCCGATCGAGGCGACACCGCAGTACTTCGGCTGGCTCGCCTCCTTCGAGCCCATGCACCAGGTGTTCCTCGGGGTGCGCTCGATCCTGTACTTCGACTCGAGTTTCGAGGCGGGACTCACCCGCGGAGTGTGGATGGCGGTCCTCGGCTTGGCGATCGGGCTCATCTTCGGTGCGGCGGTCACCCGTTTCTACGACCGCAAGGGGCTGGAGCGCCGCAACATCCTCCAGGCGTGA
- a CDS encoding glycosyltransferase 87 family protein, with the protein MRWLIAAIALFAVSVLVSLLVHWWHGYIDLQVYRNGARVWLDGGDLYGPMPPVEGIGLPFTYPPLAALFFAPLALMPLVVAEVLVVVTSVASLGISLWLVLARPRPELSRPAVLTLVVGAVAVAQFFEPIRQTFGFGQINLVLMAAITLDCLVRKPFWPRGMLIGIAVSVKLIPAGYLLYFLLRKDWKAAGTLVISAIAAVGLGFLLFPGDSVDYWFHTLADTGRIGPPYFAGNQSIKGMAFRLGVDDTVATVLWIALSALAVALAAVWMRRLIDAGATVAALLVNAAVVLLVSPVSWSHHWVWIAPALVVTADLVVRGARSPRVIGAVAAATVLFLIGPHWLLPHSRDRELEWAWWQQIIGSSYVLATFAVLVVAVVTYRPAVSGVRKAASAAA; encoded by the coding sequence GTGCGCTGGCTGATTGCTGCTATCGCGTTGTTCGCGGTGTCGGTGCTCGTGTCGCTGCTGGTGCACTGGTGGCACGGCTACATCGACCTCCAGGTGTATCGCAACGGCGCCCGGGTCTGGCTGGACGGCGGCGATCTCTACGGCCCGATGCCGCCGGTCGAGGGCATCGGACTTCCGTTCACCTATCCGCCTCTGGCCGCGTTGTTCTTCGCGCCGCTGGCCCTGATGCCGCTGGTGGTCGCCGAGGTGCTGGTGGTCGTCACCTCCGTGGCGAGCCTGGGCATCTCGCTGTGGCTGGTGCTTGCGCGCCCGCGTCCGGAGCTTTCCCGCCCGGCCGTGCTCACCCTGGTCGTCGGCGCGGTCGCGGTGGCGCAGTTCTTCGAACCGATCCGCCAGACCTTCGGTTTCGGACAGATCAACCTGGTGCTGATGGCCGCGATCACACTGGACTGCCTGGTGCGCAAGCCGTTCTGGCCGCGCGGCATGCTGATCGGCATCGCGGTGTCGGTGAAATTGATCCCGGCCGGTTACCTGCTGTACTTCCTGCTGCGCAAGGACTGGAAGGCCGCGGGCACGCTGGTCATCTCCGCCATCGCTGCGGTGGGCCTCGGATTCCTGCTGTTCCCCGGCGATTCCGTGGACTACTGGTTCCACACCCTCGCCGACACCGGCAGGATCGGCCCCCCTTACTTCGCGGGCAACCAGTCCATCAAGGGCATGGCCTTCCGCTTGGGCGTCGACGACACGGTGGCCACCGTGCTGTGGATCGCGCTGTCGGCGCTGGCCGTCGCGCTCGCCGCGGTGTGGATGCGCAGGCTGATCGACGCGGGCGCGACCGTGGCGGCGTTGCTGGTGAACGCCGCGGTGGTGCTCTTGGTCTCGCCGGTGTCCTGGTCGCATCACTGGGTGTGGATCGCGCCCGCGCTGGTGGTCACCGCCGATCTCGTGGTGCGCGGCGCGCGCAGCCCGCGGGTGATCGGCGCGGTCGCGGCGGCCACCGTGCTGTTCCTGATCGGTCCGCACTGGCTGCTGCCGCACTCGCGCGACCGCGAGCTGGAATGGGCCTGGTGGCAGCAGATCATCGGAAGCAGCTACGTTCTGGCCACTTTCGCCGTCCTCGTCGTCGCGGTGGTCACCTACCGCCCGGCGGTCTCGGGTGTGAGGAAGGCGGCCAGCGCCGCGGCATAA